The Mya arenaria isolate MELC-2E11 chromosome 16, ASM2691426v1 genome includes a window with the following:
- the LOC128222473 gene encoding interferon-inducible GTPase 1-like, with protein MLVRSHAKKDDSHQTGNLSEANTIASKMQHVLEQKTKKDEPMGKHISLVRDHAAKVESKQTGNFSEAETIARDMQPELRTKKKLETPDDDNDRDLTEDEIQGYVAADAQGGIHALQDMIQRKSNKWKHMKVSFAVIGETGAGKSSFINAMLGLTADDDSFAKVNCTQTTMKAEEYKHHDNTSLSFWDLPGVGTSDFPQETYLEQIEFNKFDFFIMVTHGSFKKNELWLIKEIEKRERKLYFVRTKIDSDILNDKADHPRTHDQKILQENIKTKLHTELYLAGVENIEIFLFNNHWRGVSSTPCEPYDFEILVDRLLADVPKQKKQALLFSFSARSSHLIKEKVKELESRITYVAVGASLASLVPISGAGFAVEIGAIIREINLYKEQLKTDERSMRMLADRMDIPLRELCQKTHVKTHVIYAGASASQRFLITLFAEIATSKVAESALKSGVPIIGSNIPALASIPICALTLRKLLKTCEEEAFRVLEEKWSLEATNTPL; from the exons ATGCTCGTCAGAAGCCATGCAAAGAAAGACGATTCACATCAGACTGGGAACCTCTCAGAAGCAAATACTATCGCTAGTAAAATGCAACATGTACTAGAACAGAAAACCAAGAAAG ATGAACCAATGGGTAAACACATCTCGCTTGTCAGAGATCATGCAGCGAAAGTCGAATCAAAGCAGACAGGAAACTTCTCAGAAGCAGAAACAATCGCAAGGGACATGCAACCTGAGCTACGCACCAAGAAAAAACTCG aaACTCCAGACGACGACAACGATAGG GACTTGACCGAAGATGAAATCCAGGGGTATGTAGCTGCAGATGCACAAGGTGGAATACATGCACTCCAGGATATGATACaaagaaaatcaaacaaatggaAACACATGAAAGTAAGTTTTGCTGTCATAGGAGAAACTGGAGCGGGAAAATCGTCATTCATCAATGCAATGCTAGGACTGACGGCTGATGACGATAGTTTTGCAAAGGTTAACTGCACACAGACCACAATGAAAGCTGAGGAATACAAACACCACGATAACACATCACTGTCGTTTTGGGACTTGCCCGGTGTTGGAACTTCCGATTTTCCACAGGAAACATATCTCGAACAGATTGAGTTCAATAAGTTCGACTTTTTCATAATGGTCACGCAtggaagttttaaaaaaaacgagtTGTGGCTTATTAAGGAAATTGAGAAACGcgaaagaaaattatatttcgtAAGAACGAAAATTGATAGCGATATATTGAATGACAAGGCGGACCACCCTAGAACTCACGATCAAAAAATACTTcaggaaaatatcaaaacaaaattacacaCTGAACTATATCTGGCTGGAGTGGAAAACATAGAAATTTTTCTTTTCAACAATCACTGGAGGGGTGTATCAAGTACACCATGTGAACCATACGACTTCGAAATATTGGTGGACCGACTGCTTGCAGACGTTCCGAAACAAAAAAAGCAGGCTCTGCTTTTTAGCTTTTCAGCCAGGTCCTCGCACCTGATTAAAGAAAAGGTGAAGGAATTGGAATCTAGGATAACATACGTGGCAGTTGGAGCTTCGTTGGCCTCATTAGTTCCAATTTCAGGCGCTGGCTTCGCAGTCGAAATCGGCGCGATTATACGCGAGATTAACCTCTACAAAGAGCAACTTAAAACCGACGAAAGATCAATGAGAATGTTAGCTGACAGAATGGATATTCCTTTGAGAGAACTGTGTCAAAAGACACATGTCAAAACACATGTCATCTATGCAGGTGCAAGTGCATCACAACGTTTTCTTATTACGCTCTTTGCGGAAATTGCCACATCAAAAGTTGCAGAGAGCGCTTTAAAAAGCGGAGTTCCAATTATCGGAAGCAATATACCTGCATTGGCAAGCATTCCAATATGCGCTTTAACACTTCGCAAGCTTCTCAAAACGTGCGAAGAAGAGGCATTCAGAGTTCTCGAAGAGAAGTGGTCGCTGGAGGCTACTAATACTCCATTATAA